cacttaaacatggaaaaagtctgattttcatggaatgtcccctttaaaaaaaagtttaatgcgaggcgagtagtatgtctgaatattcgaaaaacagtaggcgaaaagtaccGATTAAGTTACTCCCGGAAAGATTTTGAAGTGTGCATTTgatggacactttactatcccGTGAGTCCCCGAGAGAAAAGTCACCCAACAAAGAAGGAGAAGCGCAAAAATGTCGAAAGTGGTAACGTGGCTCtattaaaatgcaaacacataCTGAAAACAGTTGTTCCTTGCAGTTAAATTGTGCGTTTAACATCATTCATGTTAACGTCCCACTTGTTGTTATGACAAATAGAAATACATGATGTATGAATATGTAGAACGTCCGAATTTCAGTCACACTTTCCATATTCATACTGTTTTAATTGTCGTTGAGTCGGTAATTCAGTGCATACTGTCACAGTTTGTGATTTCGGATGCAGGGAGTGTGTTTATTCATACACGTTTCATCTCTGTGGCAGAAGACATCCAATAAAACTGACTGTTAATGAAATTCACAGCAGGCTGTTCAACACAGTAATTTTAACGCAGACTCTCTGCAGATTCCTGACTGTTAATATCACATTGTACcatttcctcttttaaaattTTGGCTATTTAATTCATATATTTGGTAGTGAGGCTTTGGATCAAGCAGATTATAAAAGGCAGTAGAGTTTCTCAATGCAACATTCTGTTTTCTTTGAAAATGTAATAAGCACTGGAGGAAATGAATCATCTGAGAGATACACTGTATATCGCATCTAGCTCATGCAATGTACAGAGACCAGCAAGCTTGTGGTGAGGGAAGAACAATGTGGAATGTAAAAATAAAGGCTATATAGAGACATCTTATATGGGCTTCCAATATTCTgctaaatgtgttgttttaaatgacTTTAAGCACATCTTGTGAAAACAGATGTTGATCAGTGCTGGAACAGAACAGGGGAGACCTCATGCTGAATATAGAGACAGAGCTTCTCCTTAGGGGTGCTTAAAAATatgttcactcaaaaataaaaattctctcCAGGGATTTTCAGTTTACAGAAGTGAAAAATGTGTTTCTatgaaacaaatttgtaaaatattaagGGCCAAGCAGCGAGCTGTGCGGACCTAAGATATCCAAAGTGCATGCAGACTCTATATGAAATCATAAGGATATGGTTTCACGTGAAAAGATTGCTTTGTGGTGCTTGACAAATTGCTTGTGCAGTTTAATGCATGTGAGAGATGTTTTCCCAACTCAATAACtcaatgtatttttgtctgtaAATGCTATAAATTTAAAGTTTTTCCATTTTGCAAAAAGTTGAACTCAAATGACTTACAAAGGTGTGTTCACCTCACCATCTATTGTACATACATCACAATATTAGTATCAATGTACAGTAAAGTAAAAGAGTTTGCATCATATTTTCTGCATTTATGAATAGCTGGAGTTGCTATACGTTCTGTGCCACACCTGCACTGCACTTTTGGGTCAAAAAGGCTGATCTAAAACATACTTTACATACAATTTGTTTCCACTGCATCAGAACAAATCTGCCCAATGGCACTTACAACACCAGAATGATGTAGCCTTGTGCCACATGATTATGGATTAGGGAAATTTGTGCCAATCCAACAATCCACCTGGAGTGCAACTTCTGTTAATTGAATTTAAATCACCACCTCACCTTCGGTCACCAATTGTTACTTGaaatctgtcattatttattcaaccATATGTTTTCTAAAACTTGTATGCAGTAAGTTTTTTTGAACATAAAAATGCAGCTCTTcgacaaaaaaaaagtttaaaggggacatttcacaagactttttaaagatgtaaaataaatccttGGTGTCCCCAGGGTATGTATGaaaagttctagctcaaaataccatatagataatttattataacatgttaaaattgccactttgtaggtgtgagcaaaaatgtttcatttttgggtgtgtctttttttaaatgcaaatgagctgatctttgcacttaatggcagtgccgtggttggatagggcAGATTAAGGGACGGTAatatccccttatgacatcacaaggggagccaaatttcaatgacctattttttcacatgctagCTGTATTGAAGACTGTGTTATGCACTGATTACTATTACGGATCTAAATCACTTTAGAGGATTATTTACCCAATTAATGTCCAGGGACTAGGAGAGGAGTAACGACACCAGAGTCAGGGATCAGATTTACTGAATGTATTGATTgttcaaataataaaatgaacaacttattcacaatgttaataaaacatGAATACTTCTCAAATAAAACAGCGTAGGCCTACGCAAAATAAACAATCAGTATAACAATAAACTTTGATTCAAGAAATACAATTATGTGATTGCAAATCAGGCAATGAGGTGGTGAAAATGAGAGTACTCAGTCTTTGCAAGTCTGAAGTGTCCCAAAAAGTCCACTTAACGCAAGGAGGGTACAGATTTGGTCAAATGTTAATCCTCATACGCGATGTCATCACATTGAAACTCAAACAGGTGGTTACATCCTCAGTCTGCATCCTTATTTGGTCCTGAGAGGCTTAATGTGAGGTGATATTAACAATGATGAATGTATCATCGTGTGCGACGGTGTTCCATAGGCGTGATGGGTGTGTGTAATATACACACTCAGCTGGATAAACGTGGATGAACGTGGTTCTGCAAATATACAAATTAACTCAATAAGTTTTCCAGCACGATTTGTACAATAAAGTGCTGCACCATTATCGTATCACTTGAGTAAACACGCGAGTCATTGCACAtgtgataaataaataatatagcaACTAATCTTTACAACTGAACAGTCATCTTGTTAATGTTTCTAACAGAGTGTCAAGACAATGATTATTAAactaaataaagtaaaacaaacacTTACAATCTGCAATGACGCACGTGATGGTATTCACCATACAAATCCACATATCTCTGGAGCGATCACACAACATCGGCCGCCCATCACATCTGAGAATGCCAAACTGCACACGATATGAATGCTCTATGGTTGTTCTATAACCGGATGGCTATAATTCACATTGAATCATGAATTTACAATAACAACACACACCGCATTTCTTCCTTCTCCTCCATTGCTGCGTATCTGATCTCGCGCTATTATCTGTCGAACTCGCGAGACTTAGGATAAACTCCGCCTACTCAGCAGACGCAATACTCAAACAGAGCACTGTACaactattataataatatgaacGTAACTTGAACATAGTCTTTTGTACAGCCGCCCCCAAATTTGGTATGCAAATTTGTCCTTAGTAAGGTCTAGGATGTACTGTCTGTGTCTGGGGGTAAAGCTGGCAACTCAATCAGCTTAACTACTGGTCTTGTGTATGTTTGATCTTTAACCTTGACAACCGCCGTTCTGATTCTACCATCTGAGCTGGGAATGACAGAAGAAACAGTGCCAACTTTCCATTGTGCTCTCGGAAGCTGTTCATCAACAATGAGTACTACAGTACCAACTGCAATGTTCTGTCTCTCACGGTGCCATTTCTGCCGTGATTGCAAAGTGGGCAGGAAGTCATGGACGAAATGCTTCCAAAAATGGTCACTAAGAACTTGACTATGTCTCCACCTTTTCTTGCTGAGTAATTCAGAATCTGAATAAACAACCTGAGGCAGAGAGGAGTCAGGCCGCCCCATCAGCAGGGAATTTGGCGTTACTGGATCGGGATCTGCTACGTCGCTAGAGACATAACCCAGAGGTCTGGAATTGAGAATACTTTCGACCTCAACCAAGACTGTTCTTAATACCTCCTCAGTAACGGTCTGAGCACCTAGGGTGGTTCTTAAGGCCGTCTTCACCGACCTCACCTCTCTTTCCCAAGATCCACCAAAATGAGGTGCACTGGGAGGATTGAACTGGAATCTGATTTGCTCCTTTGCTAGCTGATCTCTGAGGCTTGGCTGGATCTGGTGAAAGGTTTGCTCTAGCTCCTTAGCTCCACCCTTGAAATTGGTTCCCTGATCGGAGAGGAGCTCGTATGGCTTTCCCCTTCGAGCAACAAAACGCCTGAGAGACATCAAGAATGAATCGCCATCCATTTGATACAGCAGATCAAGATGTACAGCTCGAGTCGTGAGGCATTTGTATACAATTCCCCATCTCTTTTCCATGCGACGGCCTACCTTTACCATCAGTGGCCCAAAACAGTCCATCCCTGTTGAATAAAATGGGGGTTTGAATAATCTCAAACTTGACGAAGGTAGGTCTGCCATTCTTGGAACCATCGGCTTGCCTCTCCACTTTTTACAATCAAGACAACTGTGTTGATGCCTTTTGATCGCCTCTCTTCCTCGCAAAATCCAAAACTTGCGCCGTAACTCAGCGAATACTCGTTCAGCTCCTGGGTGGTGCAGTTGTGCATCATAGTGCTTGATTAGGAGCTTCACTACAGGATGGTTTGGAGACAGAACTATAGGGTGTAGGATTTCTTCACTCAACCCATGACACCTACGGAGTCGTCCTCCTACTTTAATCAAATCCAACTCTTTGTCATATTCAGGAGCAAGCTTAATCAGTCGGCTATGTGCAGGAATGTCCTTTCCATCTTTGAGCAGAGCAAATTCCTCTGGGAAATCGTGCATTTGGCATTGTCTCAGGATAGATAACTCTGCTTTCTGAAACTCATCTGCACTCAGTGAAACAGCCGCCCCGTGAAGGGATCGAGCTGTAGCCTCCAAAAATTCAGAATAGCTACTGAACTCCTGGGCGTCAGGCTCAGATTGCGATTCAGCCTCCTTCAATGATCCACAAAACACAGATTTCTTGAGTTCCTGATTTTCTTCAGAGACCTGACCTTCTGGTACCTTTGGCCAACAGCTACTAGGCTTTGTCAAAAAATCTGGACCTCGTTTCCATCGTGTTTCTTCGGCTAGCTGAACCAGAGACAACCCACGTGTGATATCATCCGCAGGATTGGATGCTGAATCAACATAGCGCCAAGCTCCCGGGTCGGACAACTCCTGAATTTCTGTGACTCTAACTCCCACGAATACTCTGTATCTGCACGAATCAGACTGCAGCCAGGTAAGAACCGTAGTCGAATCAGACCAGTATACAAATTGGTGGATATCTAAAGTCAGCTCTTTCTTCAAGACATCTCCCAGCTGTGCCCCGGTCAATGCAGCGCAAAGCTCCAAACGAGCGATGGAGATCTGTTTCCTTGGAGCGACTCGTGACCTTGCAGCCAGGAAGGAAACCTGCATGCTCTCGTGTTCGTCTTCAGAGCACAAGTATGCCACAGAGCCATACGCTTTTTCAGAAGCATCACAAAACACATGGACACTGCGGCTCTTAACTGGATGCTGAAGGCTGGCACTGTAACATCTTGGTAGGTGAATTTCCGACAAATGTGGTAGCTCGCTCTCCCACTGATGCCAAATGTCTAGTAGACCCGTCGGTAAATTAGGGTCATCCCATTCGCGTCGTTTGTCCCACAACAACTGCACGACACTCTTGGCTCTTGTGGTATACGGAATGAGATACCCAAGGGGGTCATAAAGCTTGGCTAGGGTGCGATAGATGTTCCGCATGGTAGTTTCACCCTTTTCCTTTTGGTACGGTTTGTATACCAATGTGTCAGATCTGCACTGCCATATCAATCCAAGGGCATTCTCTTGAGGGTTGGTCATTTCTTGACGGAGCCAGATATCACTACTACTCGACTTTAACTCAGCAGGAAGGTGACCAATAACCTCAGGGATGTTACTGGCCCATTGCCTCAGTTCAAATCCACCCTCCTTAAGATGACACTGCAATCGGTTTACCATCTGTACAGCTTGAGCTTCAGTTGGTACACTCTTGAGACAATTGTCAACATAGAAGTTGCGCTCCACAGTTTGACGTACTTCATCAGTAGCCTCAAGATCCACCTTTGCATGAGACTGAAGTGCATAAGTAGCACAACAAGGGCTACACGCAGTTCCGAATGGCAGGACTTGCCACTGATACACCACGGCAGGTTCTGATGTCCTCCCATGCCGCCACAGAAAGCGAAGGAATGGTTTATCCTCATCAAGTAGGCGGACTTGATGGAACATGCCCTTCACATCACTGGAGATGGCCACAGGATGTTCCCGAAAGCGGAGGAGTACCCCCAACAAGCTAGAACTTAACGTAGGACCGGGCAAAAGATGGTCATTCAGAGATTTACCCTGGAATTCGAAAGAACAATTGAAAACAATACGGTTCTTTGCATTGTGCTGAACCATATGATGTGGTATGTACCACGACTTGTAGCTCAGATCGTTCTCTGCAGATGTCAATGGGGTGACATAACCCGCGACCAGCAATTTCTGAATCTCCGATTCGTAAGCCTCAGCCATACTAGGATCTCTAGCTAGTTTTCTCTCTGTACTGCGTAACAGGGCCATGACTGCTTCCTTGGGTGCGTTCAGAGGAGGCGGCGACTCTTTCCAGAGTAGAGGTGTGGCGTACCTTTTGACACCATCCACATCAATCCTGATGGTTTTCTCCTCTAGGAGGTGAATAGCTTCTGCATCCTGTCGAGATCGACTAACAACTTTCTCAGATCGATATGGAAGAGTGTCTAACTTCCAAAGATTTTCAACCTGACGGAAAAGCTCATCCTCAGGAGAAAGACAGGAAATGAACAAACATTCTTGAGAATGCAAAGAAGGATTAAGGAGACTTGATGGGCCCTGTAAAGTCCAGCCAAGCTTTGTATGAACCGCTGCAGGGCCTCCAGGGGGACCAAGTCTCACGGGCTCCACAGGGGTTATCAAGTGAGGATAATCTGAACCAATAAGCAGCAAAGGCTGTGCTTCGTGGATGTCATTCAAGGGTAAATCACGGAGGTGACGATATCTACTTTGCAAATCAGCAATGGGGTAAGTATGTTGTACCAGAGCAAGCTCTTTTGCTGTGAATGCACCTTTGATAGAGTAAGATCTGTCAGGATTTGAGACAGGTGATATGGAGAAGGATACAGCTCTTCCATGAATAGTATGAACTTCCTGTCTCACCGTGCGCAAAGCCAAGTTTTCGACTTCACCTTGGAGGCCTAGACGTTGAGCAGCTTCATACAACAGGATAGTTCGCTCAGATCCGTCGTCTAGCACAGCATAAGTTTCAAGCGATTTATCACCATTTTGAAGGATCACTCGGCTTAACTTAAGCAACACCTGCTTACTACTTGCAGGTCGATCTAAGTACAAGGTCTGAGAAGAAGGCTCCATTGAATTTGCATCTTTCTGAAACGTCTTGATACTGCTTTTTCTCATTGCTTCTGAGCTGGAATTGACATCATGAAGGACATCAAGATGCCTTCGGTCACATCGCTTGCACTTTGCCTTCAGTGTACATTTGGCTGACAAATGCCCTCGACCACAGCGCCAACACCTATTGCCTGTTCTAATCCAACTTTCGATCTGCTCATTAGAGAGAAGTTTAAAGTTAGAGCACTGGTTCATATAGTGCTGAACTGTGTCACAGAATGGACAATACTTCTTAGGCTTGTCCTGTAGCCTGTCTGGATCTGTGGCCGTGGTCTTTGGATTCTCTACTGATGCTACTTTTTGCTCTCCTCCATGTAGAACAGTAGTCATCTTACGGGGCACAAAGCTAGTTCGCTTGTCTTTACGAGAGCTGTGTTTCTCCTGATCAGGATAGGTCCCATATTGAGTTCCCTCTACCTGGACGCGTACTTCGTATTCTAACCAGTCAGCGAAGTCGAGTAGCGTTGGAACCGGTGTCTGTAGTGGGTTAATGAATCTCTTAAAGTTAGCTCTTAGGTCGTACGGCAACTTAGCTAAGAGACGAGAAACGTGTGATCCACATTTCAGTTCAGTCCAACCTGTGCTACCTAACTGGTTCAACATCCCAACCAGTGCGCGGACGCGAAGGGCGAATGCCTTGAAAGACTTCACATCACCGCTCCTGATACTGGGCCCGTCCATCAGATTACCAATCCTTTGCAAAGCCAACTGATGCGGCTGGCCATACATATCAGTGAGCGCTCTCATTGTGTCGCTGAAGGGCGTACGGCTGTGACTATATGAGTCAGCGACAAGCAAAGCATCTTCCAACTTAAGATGATCCATAAGTATTTGGAACTTAAAGGACTCAGAAGCATCGTCAGGGAGGATGTTGGTTAATGCCAACTTAAGACGCGCGAACTCCCGGGGATCATCCCGACAGAAATCTGGGATTTTAGGAGTGGGTCCCCGATATTGCATGGATGAAGGACATAAGGCAGATGGAAGCTCAGACCGTCCCTGTGAATAGTAAGAATGGTTAGGTGGCAACGGTCTACTTTCTCGAATGCACTCTTGCCTCCAATCAAACGGAGAATGATCAAAATGATCCCTCTGAGTATACTCTGGTAAGTGTCTTTCACTCGAACAGCGATGGTAAGGATCATTTGCCGTCCGATGAACATCACGAGTTGACATGCGAGACTGTACAAAGGGAGAATCATCTGTATGACGATTATAATGATCAGACAGACTATGTTGCCTCAACGGAACGTTAGCATCATTCCCGTATCGTGGTGAATCACTTTTGCTGTTAAGAGGGTCATTATAAGAAGGAGTCGACATACCTGAACCAGACTGATTATCATTAAACCGACCAACTTTCTTCAAACTTTCTGTCAGCTCTTCAATGAGATCTCGGCCACCACGATCATGACCTGTGCGGAGTGATTCATCTCTAGATGGCACCAAAGGGGTGTGTTCAGGCTGGTTAGGATTACTGGTAGACTTTGGTGTGGATGACAACCCAACATCATCATTCGAAGGTCGCTGCACAGACAATGAACCCTGGGAAGCTAACACAGGAGAATTAGCAATCAGTTCCGATATGCGTTTCACATCTTGTCTCAAACGCATATTTTCCTCCCTCATTTCACGCATACAAGATAGCATTTCAGACTGCTCATCTGCAAACGCTAAACGGTTTTGAGAATAACTGACATCATAATCACGTAGATACGATGGCGGTCTAGTTATTCTACGTGGACGTACAACCTCTGGCTCTAAAGGCTCCTCCCTAGGCCTGGACATCATTGCTAAAGTGGTTATAGGgatccggctcgaaggaccaTCAAATGTATTGAAGACTGTGTTATGCACTGATTACTATTACGGATCTAAATCACTTTAGAGGATTATTTACCCAATTAATGTCCAGGGACTAGGAGAGGAGTAACGACACCAGAGTCAGGGATCAGATTTACTGAATGTATTGATTgttcaaataataaaatgaacaacttattcacaatgttaataaaacatGAATATTTCTCAAATAAAACAGCGTAGGCCTACGCAAAATAAACAATCAGTATAACAATAAACTTTGATTCAAGAAATACAATTATGTGATTGCAAATCAGGCAATGAGGTGGTGAAAATGAGAGTACTCAGTCtcactgcatgaaaagtggGATTTTCGTCCCCGTAAGCGCCTGTAGGCTCCCGAAAATCTCCCTAATTTTCGGCAGCTTTCCTCAATTTACAGGCAGCGAGCGTCGCGTTCGTCTGTGTCACAAATTGTCGTAAACGAACCATGACGCAGATGGAGAGCCCCGCGGGGGTACGATGCCTCTAATTAGCATATGAATAGCAGCGAAACCTCTGCCGGCCAGGTAGAGCGTCTCTAGTCTAATTAGCATGTGAATAGCAGCGAAACTAGAGTAACTGCCCACTTGAATGTACTCACTCAGTATTGGCTGAAGCCACTACTTTTGAACGGGTAAAATCTCCCGTGAATGGTTGGCAGATTACTTCAGACCAATCGCGGgggatttttcttgtttgagGGGGGTGGCTTCGGCCAGTGCCGAGTGAGTAAATTCAAGTCGGGCCGTTACTCTAAAGAGGGGGGTTATTGGGCACCCTGGCtcattataaatgtaaaccccaataataataataataaatatataatttatgtgatattaattttttatataataatgttATTGTGCTATGTACTTCATTATTCACACCATCAAGAAATATAAGAGAAAACAAagaggtttatttataaacacacagcTGTTTATTCAAAGAAAAAGCTTTAATTAGAAACACACAACTATGTACAAAGCAGCATAATGTCTCTTATGTTGTCCTCCAAACACGTCAAAAAGTGCCCAAGACATTCGGGAAAGATCCCTAAAAATCTTTTTCAAAGTTctcaagtgttgaaaaaagaaaaagaaaactcaAAAACGTTGTAAAAAGTCGCTTTTGCAGGCATATATGGTGAGTTCCCCTGTACTTTGGTATCGCCTCTAATCTGAATTGCAGCGTGGCACAAAGCTCGGAGAGTTCCAGGCTGCGAGAGGGCGGTGGCCGCACAATCCATCCAGACACCCCGTCAACAATGCCGTCTTCATCAGACATGAGATCTATGGTGGCGCACTTTCAAATGTCCATCTCACCCTCAGCCAGCACACTTCGTCTCGCTTCCAGCAACtgtaatataatcaataaagaCAATAAGTAACCCGAAAAATACtcacattgacaaaaaactgatcTAATATAATAAATCTTACCCTTTTTCTTCTGGATCGACTCCGAGCTAAACTTTTCGCATTTTCCGCCCGCGATGCGAGTTCAGGTTGTTTGTATCTGAAGCTCCGGCGAACCGACTCATAATACGTCTTACAGGCAAGCTGGAAAACAATTAAATGAGACTGGTATTAATAAACAGAGTCACGGTACAATTAAACAAGAAATGAGGAAAAACATTAGAAGTTATACTTACAAACAATGTCGTCATTCTCAGCAGTTAAATGTGGACTTGCTAAAATAGCCCCAACCAAATAGGAGGTCACGGCTTCGTTATGAGGCGACGTTAGTCTGTGAAAACAAAATGTGCGGGTTTAAGCTCGGATCTATTAACGTATCTATTTCCTTATACAAGAATAAAACCATATTCTTTAAATCGTAACGTTACCTTTGCTCTGGTTCAAAGCGCCTGCAGTGTGCCTCAGAGACGCCGTACAGCCTACTAAAAattacaagacaaaaacacctcTAAGCAATAAAACACACAGCTTGGGCTActtaaaaatatgcttttacataaaattattctTACCGCAATCTTGGGATTGTGCACCCGTCTTCTCTTCTTGGAGAGTTACAAACACCAAACCAAACATCGCTTAATGGTCCTCTTGTACTGCTGTGTGAGCCGTGGCCATGACCTCGCACGCGATTGGACGAAGGCGAGAAGCCTGTCGGGCTCCTCCAATCACACGCGAGGTTATTGATATAAGGAAAATCTTGTGAGACGTGCGCGCATGCGTatgatataaacaacaaacGCGATGTGCCGGGAgctccatagatatgtataaaggctagatggctcaaggcgaagtccctaacggcatcacctggcggccatcttaggacagggcgctcgctcactcgtagcattgagtttaatggtgcatgtacttttaaatgaccataacttgctcaattttctaccgattttcaaacggtttgggtttttactcacgttattaacgtggctataattctggatgctttaacatgtttcatgaatttatttttagtataggtatgcagtgtcataggtacatctttgacgtttataacaaaccaaaccgtttgaaaatcggtaaaaaactAAGCAAGCTATGGTCACTTAAAATTAACTGCATCACCAAAACTCAATGCCACGAGTGAGCGAGGGCCCCGtggcaagatggccgccaaaatgcggacgttgccctcaattggccagcagcgcggacgagccatctagcctttatacatatctatgatataaacaaca
This sequence is a window from Misgurnus anguillicaudatus chromosome 9, ASM2758022v2, whole genome shotgun sequence. Protein-coding genes within it:
- the LOC129422750 gene encoding uncharacterized protein isoform X2, yielding MLCDRSRDMWICMVNTITCVIADSSQGSLSVQRPSNDDVGLSSTPKSTSNPNQPEHTPLVPSRDESLRTGHDRGGRDLIEELTESLKKVGRFNDNQSGSGMSTPSYNDPLNSKSDSPRYGNDANVPLRQHSLSDHYNRHTDDSPFVQSRMSTRDVHRTANDPYHRCSSERHLPEYTQRDHFDHSPFDWRQECIRESRPLPPNHSYYSQGRSELPSALCPSSMQYRGPTPKIPDFCRDDPREFARLKLALTNILPDDASESFKFQILMDHLKLEDALLVADSYSHSRTPFSDTMRALTDMYGQPHQLALQRIGNLMDGPSIRSGDVKSFKAFALRVRALVGMLNQLGSTGWTELKCGSHVSRLLAKLPYDLRANFKRFINPLQTPVPTLLDFADWLEYEVRVQVEGTQYGTYPDQEKHSSRKDKRTSFVPRKMTTVLHGGEQKVASVENPKTTATDPDRLQDKPKKYCPFCDTVQHYMNQCSNFKLLSNEQIESWIRTGNRCWRCGRGHLSAKCTLKAKCKRCDRRHLDVLHDVNSSSEAMRKSSIKTFQKDANSMEPSSQTLYLDRPASSKQVLLKLSRVILQNGDKSLETYAVLDDGSERTILLYEAAQRLGLQGEVENLALRTVRQEVHTIHGRAVSFSISPVSNPDRSYSIKGAFTAKELALVQHTYPIADLQSRYRHLRDLPLNDIHEAQPLLLIGSDYPHLITPVEPVRLGPPGGPAAVHTKLGWTLQGPSSLLNPSLHSQECLFISCLSPEDELFRQVENLWKLDTLPYRSEKVVSRSRQDAEAIHLLEEKTIRIDVDGVKRYATPLLWKESPPPLNAPKEAVMALLRSTERKLARDPSMAEAYESEIQKLLVAGYVTPLTSAENDLSYKSWYIPHHMVQHNAKNRIVFNCSFEFQGKSLNDHLLPGPTLSSSLLGVLLRFREHPVAISSDVKGMFHQVRLLDEDKPFLRFLWRHGRTSEPAVVYQWQVLPFGTACSPCCATYALQSHAKVDLEATDEVRQTVERNFYVDNCLKSVPTEAQAVQMVNRLQCHLKEGGFELRQWASNIPEVIGHLPAELKSSSSDIWLRQEMTNPQENALGLIWQCRSDTLVYKPYQKEKGETTMRNIYRTLAKLYDPLGYLIPYTTRAKSVVQLLWDKRREWDDPNLPTGLLDIWHQWESELPHLSEIHLPRCYSASLQHPVKSRSVHVFCDASEKAYGSVAYLCSEDEHESMQVSFLAARSRVAPRKQISIARLELCAALTGAQLGDVLKKELTLDIHQFVYWSDSTTVLTWLQSDSCRYRVFVGVRVTEIQELSDPGAWRYVDSASNPADDITRGLSLVQLAEETRWKRGPDFLTKPSSCWPKVPEGQVSEENQELKKSVFCGSLKEAESQSEPDAQEFSSYSEFLEATARSLHGAAVSLSADEFQKAELSILRQCQMHDFPEEFALLKDGKDIPAHSRLIKLAPEYDKELDLIKVGGRLRRCHGLSEEILHPIVLSPNHPVVKLLIKHYDAQLHHPGAERVFAELRRKFWILRGREAIKRHQHSCLDCKKWRGKPMVPRMADLPSSSLRLFKPPFYSTGMDCFGPLMVKVGRRMEKRWGIVYKCLTTRAVHLDLLYQMDGDSFLMSLRRFVARRGKPYELLSDQGTNFKGGAKELEQTFHQIQPSLRDQLAKEQIRFQFNPPSAPHFGGSWEREVRSVKTALRTTLGAQTVTEEVLRTVLVEVESILNSRPLGYVSSDVADPDPVTPNSLLMGRPDSSLPQVVYSDSELLSKKRWRHSQVLSDHFWKHFVHDFLPTLQSRQKWHRERQNIAVGTVVLIVDEQLPRAQWKVGTVSSVIPSSDGRIRTAVVKVKDQTYTRPVVKLIELPALPPDTDSTS
- the LOC129422750 gene encoding uncharacterized protein isoform X1 yields the protein MMSRPREEPLEPEVVRPRRITRPPSYLRDYDVSYSQNRLAFADEQSEMLSCMREMREENMRLRQDVKRISELIANSPVLASQGSLSVQRPSNDDVGLSSTPKSTSNPNQPEHTPLVPSRDESLRTGHDRGGRDLIEELTESLKKVGRFNDNQSGSGMSTPSYNDPLNSKSDSPRYGNDANVPLRQHSLSDHYNRHTDDSPFVQSRMSTRDVHRTANDPYHRCSSERHLPEYTQRDHFDHSPFDWRQECIRESRPLPPNHSYYSQGRSELPSALCPSSMQYRGPTPKIPDFCRDDPREFARLKLALTNILPDDASESFKFQILMDHLKLEDALLVADSYSHSRTPFSDTMRALTDMYGQPHQLALQRIGNLMDGPSIRSGDVKSFKAFALRVRALVGMLNQLGSTGWTELKCGSHVSRLLAKLPYDLRANFKRFINPLQTPVPTLLDFADWLEYEVRVQVEGTQYGTYPDQEKHSSRKDKRTSFVPRKMTTVLHGGEQKVASVENPKTTATDPDRLQDKPKKYCPFCDTVQHYMNQCSNFKLLSNEQIESWIRTGNRCWRCGRGHLSAKCTLKAKCKRCDRRHLDVLHDVNSSSEAMRKSSIKTFQKDANSMEPSSQTLYLDRPASSKQVLLKLSRVILQNGDKSLETYAVLDDGSERTILLYEAAQRLGLQGEVENLALRTVRQEVHTIHGRAVSFSISPVSNPDRSYSIKGAFTAKELALVQHTYPIADLQSRYRHLRDLPLNDIHEAQPLLLIGSDYPHLITPVEPVRLGPPGGPAAVHTKLGWTLQGPSSLLNPSLHSQECLFISCLSPEDELFRQVENLWKLDTLPYRSEKVVSRSRQDAEAIHLLEEKTIRIDVDGVKRYATPLLWKESPPPLNAPKEAVMALLRSTERKLARDPSMAEAYESEIQKLLVAGYVTPLTSAENDLSYKSWYIPHHMVQHNAKNRIVFNCSFEFQGKSLNDHLLPGPTLSSSLLGVLLRFREHPVAISSDVKGMFHQVRLLDEDKPFLRFLWRHGRTSEPAVVYQWQVLPFGTACSPCCATYALQSHAKVDLEATDEVRQTVERNFYVDNCLKSVPTEAQAVQMVNRLQCHLKEGGFELRQWASNIPEVIGHLPAELKSSSSDIWLRQEMTNPQENALGLIWQCRSDTLVYKPYQKEKGETTMRNIYRTLAKLYDPLGYLIPYTTRAKSVVQLLWDKRREWDDPNLPTGLLDIWHQWESELPHLSEIHLPRCYSASLQHPVKSRSVHVFCDASEKAYGSVAYLCSEDEHESMQVSFLAARSRVAPRKQISIARLELCAALTGAQLGDVLKKELTLDIHQFVYWSDSTTVLTWLQSDSCRYRVFVGVRVTEIQELSDPGAWRYVDSASNPADDITRGLSLVQLAEETRWKRGPDFLTKPSSCWPKVPEGQVSEENQELKKSVFCGSLKEAESQSEPDAQEFSSYSEFLEATARSLHGAAVSLSADEFQKAELSILRQCQMHDFPEEFALLKDGKDIPAHSRLIKLAPEYDKELDLIKVGGRLRRCHGLSEEILHPIVLSPNHPVVKLLIKHYDAQLHHPGAERVFAELRRKFWILRGREAIKRHQHSCLDCKKWRGKPMVPRMADLPSSSLRLFKPPFYSTGMDCFGPLMVKVGRRMEKRWGIVYKCLTTRAVHLDLLYQMDGDSFLMSLRRFVARRGKPYELLSDQGTNFKGGAKELEQTFHQIQPSLRDQLAKEQIRFQFNPPSAPHFGGSWEREVRSVKTALRTTLGAQTVTEEVLRTVLVEVESILNSRPLGYVSSDVADPDPVTPNSLLMGRPDSSLPQVVYSDSELLSKKRWRHSQVLSDHFWKHFVHDFLPTLQSRQKWHRERQNIAVGTVVLIVDEQLPRAQWKVGTVSSVIPSSDGRIRTAVVKVKDQTYTRPVVKLIELPALPPDTDSTS